A region from the Metarhizium brunneum chromosome 7, complete sequence genome encodes:
- the asnS gene encoding Asparagine--tRNA ligase: protein MAAHVETTRPRELNERLTGELLPARGASIQPADGKKSVPRLWDLGDAFAVSALKSPWYQSLFDIQSTFFHASIDFFRKPDLDYSYLLVPLTTGSISSPMGLGSDSMPVSIKLHGEDTYLADSQQFLLEYALRYNDKAQGAYYVGTSCRGEDHDSTHLNQFCHVECELRGGLGAGMDVANRYIVAVTEELLRRHGDAIKAQAGSTQHMTDLLQLFARNGNKFPTITLDEALRLPEMQKGEGTMWEYTVAGRPECGRSLKRKGEQALVARFGGACWVVEMDHLGVPFYQAYTDATASKALCGDLLLGLGEVVGCGNRHTTADEALAALKQHDVDPACYAWYVEMRKFKALNTTGWGIGSERFLSWVLQHDDVRDVQLLPRLKGLNCAP from the coding sequence aTGGCTGCACACGTCGAGACAACCCGACCCAGAGAGCTGAATGAGCGTCTCACGGGAGAGCTGCTGCCTGCCAGAGGCGCCTCCATCCAGCCCGCGGACGGCAAGAAGTCAGTGCCGCGCCTCTGGGATCTCGGAGACGCATTCGCCGTGTCTGCCCTCAAGTCTCCATGGTACCAGTCGCTGTTCGACATCCAGAGCACCTTCTTCCACGCCTCCATCGACTTCTTCCGCAAGCCCGACCTCGACTACAGCTACCTGCTGGTGCCGCTGACCACGGGCAGCATCAGCTCGCCCATGGGCCTGGGGTCCGACTCGATGCCCGTGTCCATCAAGCTGCACGGCGAGGACACGTACCTCGCCGACTCGCAGCAGTTCCTCCTCGAGTACGCCCTCCGGTACAACGACAAGGCCCAGGGCGCCTACTACGTCGGCACCAGCTGCCGCGGCGAGGACCACGACAGCACCCACCTCAACCAGTTCTGCCACGTCGAGTGCGAGCTgcgcggcggcctcggcgccggcatgGACGTGGCCAACCGCTACATCGTCGCCGTGACCGAGGAGCTGCTCCGCCGGCAcggcgacgccatcaaggcccaGGCCGGCTCGACGCAGCACATGACGGACCTGCTGCAGCTGTTTGCCCGCAACGGAAACAAGTTCCCCACCATCACGCTGGACGAGGCCCTGCGCCTGCCCGAGATGCAGAAGGGCGAGGGCACCATGTGGGAGTACACCGTCGCCGGCCGCCCCGAGTGCGGCCGCTCGCTCAAGCGCAAGGGGGAGcaggccctcgtcgcccgcTTCGGCGGCGCCTGCTGGGTCGTCGAGATGGACCACCTCGGCGTGCCCTTTTACCAGGCCTACACCGACGCCACGGCCAGCAAGGCCCTCTGCGGCGAcctgctgctgggcctgggcgAGGTCGTCGGCTGCGGGAACCGGCACACcacggccgacgaggccctgGCCGCTCTGAAGCAGCACGACGTCGACCCCGCCTGCTACGCCTGGTACGTTGAGATGCGCAAGTTCAAGGCCCTCAACACGACCGGCTGGGGTATCGGGTCTGAGAGGTTCCTGAGCTGGGTCTTGCAGCATGACGACGTGCGAGATGTCCAGCTTCTGCCTAGGCTCAAGGGGCTCAACTGCGCTCCTTGA